The Sulfolobus sp. A20 genomic interval ACCAAGAAATGATCAACTGATTTTTTATTAAGTAAATATACGGCATATTTACCAGTATTTTCTCCCTTCCATTCCGTAGCAGGTTTATAATCTATCTCTTCCGTTACGGAGAAACCATCAGGCCTAGTAATGTTACCATCAAGTTCAGTCCAATTATCATAATAATATCTTTCCATTCCAATTGCTATATCTATTTCATGGGGAATTATAGTAATTTTAGGTCACCAGTGATCAAATCTATAATATCATCAGGGGCTGGACCTATTCCTAAACAAGTTATTGTGCCGGGTTCTAACTGTGTTTTACCGGCGTCTTGAATTACGGTGGCAGGTAACATATATTCCTTAGCTTTTTTGAATTTTTCCATCAGATCATTTAAACTTTCAACTTTGACAACTATTTTAGGCTGCCCTTGGTCTAACCACGAATTTAACCAATCCTTCCATCTCTCATTATTTGAATTTAGTATATTAAGTACCAAAGTTACTGCTGCATGTGCAACTTGAGCAGCAATTTTTCCCTTTCCCATTTTGATATCATTTCTAACTACGATAACCATTTTAGCCATTCAATATGGCGTCAATACCAAACACTTTTAAATTTTTGTTGAAGGTTAATAATGGGGTAAGGTTAAACATGTCAGTTAAGCTTAGTATAAGGGAAGAAGTAGAACCTCCAGTATGTTCAAGCTGTGGAAAGATAATACATCCTAGGGAAAAGGGCGTAGAATTTTACTGTCCTAATTGCGGAAAAGTGTTGATATGGAGAGATTTCATGTGTAGGAAGCAAGGTGTGGAATACACATGTCCTAACTGTGGCTTTACCGGCCCTTAATGGTGAATAAACCATGGCAGATGTTTTAGTTGTGTTAAAAGTGTTCCCAGACAGTGATGAAATTAACTTAGATAATCTATATGAAAGTATAGGAGGTAAGTTACCTAAAGAGTATAAGATAATTAGGAAAGAAACTGAACCAATAGCTTTTGGACTTAATGCATTAGTATTATATGTTCAAATGCCGGAGCAGACTGAAGGCGGAACTGACTATTTAGAAGAATTAGTAAATAATATTCAAGGAGTAAGTCATGCCGAAGTTGTAGGTATCACGCGTTTAGGATTCTAATAAACTCTTTGGTACGTTAGCTCTTATATATCCTTTTTATGTTAAAATATTATGGAGATAAAAGTTGAGCACTAGTTCTGGTGAGGAACAGAAGCCACAGAGAAAAGAGCTTATACTCAAAGTAATGGAGGCTAGACAAAAAGACGTTGGAAGAGGTAAGGTTAGGATTGATATTGATTTACTTTCTCAGATAGATGTTAGTCCAGGCGATGTTGTGGAAATAGAGGGAACAAGAAAGACTGCAGCTATAGCGTGGCCATTATCACCAGAGGACGCAGCGGGTGAGAAAGACATCATAAGAATGGATGGTATAACTAGAAAAAATGCAGGCGTTTCCATAGGAGATAAAGTTGTCGTAAGGAAAGCCATAGTTAAAGCAGCTAACATGGTTAAATTAGCCCCTTCTAATTTCTCAATTACTGTTGACCCTGGCTTCATAAGTTATGTGAAGAAGAGATTGAAGGAGTTTCCATTAGTTGAAGGCGACACAGTATTGATACCAGTTTTAGGTCAAGCTATTCCATTTACGGTTGTTCAAGTAAAACCAGCAGGTATAGTAATAGTTAATGATGAAACCATAATAAACATATCTGACAAGCCTATAGAACCTTCAAGATACCCAAGGGTCACCTATGAGGATATAGGAGGCATGAAAAACATTATAGAAAAAGTTAGAGAATTAGTAGAATTACCATTAAGACATCCAGAGCTATTCAAGAGACTAGGTATTGAGCCACCTAAAGGGATACTGCTTTATGGTCCACCTGGTGTGGGAAAAACGTTATTAGCTAAAGCAATAGCGAATGAAACTGATGCTTATTTCACGTCCATAAATGGACCAGAGATAATGAGCAAATTCTATGGAGAAAGTGAACAGAGACTAAGAGAGATATTCGAAGATGCCAAGAAACATGCTCCAGCTATAATTTTCATCGACGAGATTGATGCTATAGCGCCAAAAAGAGATGAGGTAATTGGAGAGGTAGAGAGAAGAGTAGTTGCGCAATTATTAACTTTGATGGATGGGTTAGAGAGTAGAGGGAATGTGATAGTTATAGCTGCAACTAACAGACCTAGTGCTGTTGACCCAGCTTTAAGAAGACCTGGAAGGTTTGATAGGGAGATAGAAATACCATTGCCAGATAAGCAAGGAAGGCTAGAGATTTTGCAGATACATACTAGGAATATGCCATTATCTAAAAGTGCAGATCTAGAGAAGTTAGCTGATATGACCCATGGTTATACTGGAGCTGATCTATCAGCTCTAGTTAGAGAAGCAGCTATGAATGCTTTAAGAAGGTATTTGCCTAGAATAGATCTAAATCAAGATAAAATTCCGCCAGAGATTTTAGAATCGATGGAAGTGAAA includes:
- a CDS encoding zinc finger domain-containing protein translates to MSVKLSIREEVEPPVCSSCGKIIHPREKGVEFYCPNCGKVLIWRDFMCRKQGVEYTCPNCGFTGP
- a CDS encoding elongation factor 1-beta, with the translated sequence MADVLVVLKVFPDSDEINLDNLYESIGGKLPKEYKIIRKETEPIAFGLNALVLYVQMPEQTEGGTDYLEELVNNIQGVSHAEVVGITRLGF
- a CDS encoding CDC48 family AAA ATPase; its protein translation is MSTSSGEEQKPQRKELILKVMEARQKDVGRGKVRIDIDLLSQIDVSPGDVVEIEGTRKTAAIAWPLSPEDAAGEKDIIRMDGITRKNAGVSIGDKVVVRKAIVKAANMVKLAPSNFSITVDPGFISYVKKRLKEFPLVEGDTVLIPVLGQAIPFTVVQVKPAGIVIVNDETIINISDKPIEPSRYPRVTYEDIGGMKNIIEKVRELVELPLRHPELFKRLGIEPPKGILLYGPPGVGKTLLAKAIANETDAYFTSINGPEIMSKFYGESEQRLREIFEDAKKHAPAIIFIDEIDAIAPKRDEVIGEVERRVVAQLLTLMDGLESRGNVIVIAATNRPSAVDPALRRPGRFDREIEIPLPDKQGRLEILQIHTRNMPLSKSADLEKLADMTHGYTGADLSALVREAAMNALRRYLPRIDLNQDKIPPEILESMEVKMEDFIEAFKEIVPSGLREIYIEVPEVKWTDIGGLDDIKEELKEVVEYPLKYSEVYQNSGIEPPKGILLFGPPGTGKTMLAKAVATESGANFIAVRGPEILSKWVGESEKAVREIFRKARMYAPAVIFFDEIDAIAPIRGVSYDSGVTERIVNQLLAEMDGIEKLENVVVIAATNRPDILDPALLRPGRFEKLIYVPPPDKKARIEILKVHTRNIVIGEDVSLEEIAERTDGYTGADLAALVREAAMRAIRESMRLCIDKTNEVCKSNDAECRDKAMRECMKSNGVKVSLKHFDEAMRKIKPSITQDMIQFYQNWLDKARQQLPKTVIRPSTYV
- the pth2 gene encoding peptidyl-tRNA hydrolase Pth2; protein product: MAKMVIVVRNDIKMGKGKIAAQVAHAAVTLVLNILNSNNERWKDWLNSWLDQGQPKIVVKVESLNDLMEKFKKAKEYMLPATVIQDAGKTQLEPGTITCLGIGPAPDDIIDLITGDLKLL